The Phacochoerus africanus isolate WHEZ1 chromosome 3, ROS_Pafr_v1, whole genome shotgun sequence genome window below encodes:
- the GMEB2 gene encoding glucocorticoid modulatory element-binding protein 2 isoform X2, with translation MAEEEESLEAEIVYPITCGDSRANLIWRKFVCPGINVKCVQYDEHVISPKEFVHLAGKSTLKDWKRAIRMNGIMLRKIMDSGELDFYQHDRVCSNTCRSTKIDLSGARASLGSPTPAEYIPLTPATADVNGAPATITIETCEDPGDWATAVGDDTFAFWRGLKDAGLLDEVVQEFHQELVETMKGLQQRVQDPPLQLRDAVLLNNIVQNFGMLDLVKKVLASHKCQMDRSREQYARDLAALEQQCDEHRRRAKELKHKSQHLSNVLMTLTPVSLPPPVKRPRLARATSGPAAIASQVLAQSAQIALTPGVPVSQLAGVPLGKVVSALPSPVLGKAAPQAAPAGSPASPLLGGYTVLASSGGAFPGAVEIHPDASSLTVLSTAAVQDGGTVVKVVSPLQLLTLPGLGPALQNVAQVSPGGSTIVTVPTGAVESAVAAPGPEEHTATVEVAAMAEGHGHK, from the exons TACGACGAGCACGTCATCAGCCCGAAGGAGTTCGTGCACCTGGCGGGCAAGTCCACCCTCAAGGACTGGAAGAGGGCCATTCGCATGAACGGCATCATGCTCAG GAAGATCATGGACTCGGGCGAGCTGGACTTCTACCAGCACGACAGGGTTTGCTCCAACACCTGCCGCAGCACCAAGATCGACCTCTCGGGGGCCCGCGCGTCCCTGGGCAGCCCCACGCCGGCCGAGTACATCCCGCTCACACCCGCCACGGCTGACG TGAACGGGGCTCCTGCCACCATCACCATAGAGACCTGCGAGGACCCTGGGGACTGGGCCACGGCCGTCGGAG ATGACACGTTTGCCTTCTGGCGGGGGCTCAAGGACGCCGGCCTGCTGGACGAGGTCGTACAGGAGTTCCACCAGGAGCTGGTGGAGACCATGAAGGGCCTGCAGCAGCGGGTCCAGGACCCTCCCCTGCAGCTCCGAG ACGCCGTGCTCCTGAACAACATCGTGCAGAACTTCGGCATGCTGGACCTGGTGAAGAAGGTGCTGGCCAGCCACAAGTGCCAGATGGACCGCTCGCGGGAGCAGTACGCCCGGGACCTGGCGG CCCTGGAGCAGCAGTGTGACGAGCACCGCCGCCGGGCCAAGGAGCTCAAGCACAAGTCTCAGCACCTCAGCAACGTGCTCATGACGCTGACGCCCGTCTCCCTGCCGCCCCCCGTGAAGCGGCCCCGGCTGGCGAGGGCCACGTCCGGGCCGGCCGCCATCGCCTCGCAGGTGCTCGCCCAGTCGGCCCAGATCGCCCTGACGCCCGGCGTGCCCGTCTCCCAGCTCGCCGGCGTGCCGCTGGGCAAGGTGGTGTCGGCCCTGCCCTCGCCCGTGCTGGGCAAGGCCGCCCCCCAGGCCGCCCCGGCCGGCTCCCCCGCCTCGCCGCTGCTTGGCGGCTACACGGTGCTGGCCTCCTCGGGCGGCGCTTTCCCCGGAGCTGTGGAGATCCACCCGGACGCCTCCAGCCTCACGGTGCTGAGCACAGCGGCCGTGCAGGACGGCGGCACAGTGGTCAAGGTGGTCAGCCCGCTGCAGCTGCTCACCCTGCCCGGCCTGGGCCCCGCCCTGCAGAACGTGGCCCAGGTGTCGCCTGGGGGCAGCACCATCGTGACAGTGCCCACGGGGGCCGTCGAGAGCGCCGTGGCCGCCCCGGGGCCTGAGGAACACACGGCCACTGTTGAGGTGGCCGCCATGGCAGAGGGCCATGGGCACAAGTAG
- the FNDC11 gene encoding fibronectin type III domain-containing protein 11, with product MNFQVSGLGLDNMKLDCPPSFLDQEEEAEEAEDQQLLEPEAWRTYVERRNALREFLTSDLSPHLLRRHHARMDLLRKCSYYIEILPKHLALGDQNPLALPSAVFQLIDPWKFQRMKKLGTAQTKIQLLLLGDLLEQLDHGRSELDALLESPDPRPFLAGWGLVEQRLADLAAVMDSFLAMMVPGRLHIKHRLVSDVGATKVPHIRLMLSTKMPVVFDRKASVAHQDWVSLRWFVTIQPAAAEQFELRFKLLDPRTQQERTQCGAIPVAACTVAVRNLLPNRSYRFTVKRAESYTLVYEPWRDSLTLQTRPGPPEGPAPGRLGKLSPPLPTPSER from the coding sequence ATGAACTTCCAGGTATCAGGCCTGGGCCTGGACAACATGAAGCTGGACTGTCCCCCGTCCTTCCtggaccaggaggaggaggccGAGGAGGCCGAGGATCAGCAGCTGCTGGAGCCGGAGGCCTGGCGCACCTATGTGGAGCGGCGCAACGCTCTGCGCGAGTTCCTGACCTCGGACCTGAGCCCCCACCTGCTCAGGCGCCACCACGCCCGCATGGACCTCCTCCGCAAATGCTCCTACTACATCGAGATCCTCCCCAAGCACCTGGCTCTGGGCGACCAGAACCCGCTGGCGCTGCCCTCTGCCGTGTTCCAGCTCATCGACCCCTGGAAGTTCCAGCGCATGAAGAAGCTGGGCACCGCCCAGACCAAGATCCAGCTTCTGCTGCTCGGGGACCTGCTGGAGCAGCTGGACCACGGCCGCTCCGAGCTGGACGCCCTGCTGGAGTCGCCCGACCCGCGGCCCTTCCTGGCGGGCTGGGGGCTGGTGGAGCAGCGGCTGGCGGACCTGGCGGCCGTCATGGACAGCTTCCTCGCCATGATGGTGCCAGGGCGCCTGCATATCAAGCACCGCCTGGTGTCTGACGTTGGCGCCACCAAGGTCCCGCACATCCGGCTCATGCTGAGCACCAAGATGCCCGTCGTGTTCGACCGCAAGGCGTCGGTGGCCCACCAGGACTGGGTCAGCCTGCGCTGGTTTGTCACCATCCAGCCGGCCGCGGCGGAGCAGTTCGAGCTGCGCTTCAAGCTGCTGGACCCGCGGACCCAGCAGGAGCGGACGCAGTGCGGGGCCATCCCCGTGGCCGCCTGCACCGTCGCCGTCCGAAACCTGCTGCCCAACCGCTCCTACAGGTTCACCGTCAAGAGGGCGGAGAGCTACACGCTGGTCTACGAGCCCTGGCGGGACAGCCTCACCCTGCAGACCCGGCCAGGGCCTCCCGAAGGGCCCGCTCCCGGCCGGCTGGGCAAGCTCAGCCCACCCCTGCCCACACCTTCCGAGAgatga